The genomic window CCGAGCGCGGAGAGCCGGATCGCTTCGGAGCCCCGCCCCTCGAGGACCAGCCGGTGGCCCGGCAGTGCGGTGATCGCCATCTCGGCGTCGGGCACCCCGAGCGCCATCGCTGGGACCGCGTTCAGGAAGGTGTGGACGACGCCCGCGGCGAGCATCGCACAGCCGACGAACAGCGGCGGGCCCGGAACCGACGGCGCGGCCCCCGCGAGCAGGAACGCGAAGTTGTTGGCGTGGAGCCCCGGAACGAGCCCGCTACAGCCGCCAAGCAGCGAACCGGCGAGCACCCACGCGAGGAGTTGCAGTGTCAGCGCCGGCTCGGTGACGACCTCGACTGAGGCGGGCATCGGCGGCTCTGGCCGCGCCCTCGGTTATAGGCTCTCGGATCGGCACTCGCCGATCAAGCCAGCAGCCGGGCTGGTCCGAGACGGACGGCGTCGCCACTCGCCCTCGAGTCGAAAGAAAAATCGGCGTTGACAGCTCGTCGAAACCGGATCGACGCGACGTTATCCGAAGAGTTCGCCGAGGCCTTCGCCGTCTGCCTCGTCGTCCTCGTCGTCGTCGTCCGTCGTGTCCGGCACGTCGCTGGTCTCTTCGGCTTCCTCGTCGGCTTCGTCGCCGCCTTCGTCAGCGGCGGCCTCGCCACCCGCGGCACCGCCTGCGGCGGCCCCGCCAGCGGGGACGGCTGCGGCCTCGGAGACTGCCTCGTCGATGTCGACGTCCTCGAGCGCGGCGACGAGCGCCTTGACTCGGGACTCCTCGACGTCGACGCCGGCGGCGTCGAGCACGTTCGTCAGGTTGTCTTCGTTGATCTCTTCGCCCGATTCGTTCAGGATGAGTGCAGCGTATACGTATTCCATTGTTGTGTCCTCGTGTAGTCGTTATCCGAACATTTCGCCGAGACCGGCCGCGCCATCGCCGTCGTCTTCGTCGTCATCGTCATCGTCGGCGTCAGCATCGGCGTCTTCGGTCTCAACGTCGTCTTCGGTCTGGTCGTCGGCCGATTCGTCTTCGTCGTCGGCTGCCGCCGGCTCGGCGGCCGCCGCAACGTCCTGAAGTTCGTCAGGAAGCGCCTCCTCGTCGTCGATCTGGGCAGCGATCGCACGCAGCTGTGCGTCGGCCTTGCTGACGAGGTCGGGCATGAGGGCTTCGTCCTCGATCGCGGCCTGCAGGCCGAGGCTCTTGGCCTCGCCCGTGGCCTTCGCGACGAGCGTCGGCGCGGTCGACTCGGTCGGGTAACTCGCGTTGACCGAGAGGTTCCGTCCGCGAGCGGCGGCCGTCGCCACGTCGCTCCGGTAGGCCTCGATGTCGATGTCGAGATCCTCGGGATCGAAGAGGACGCCGTCGGCGATGACGGCGCGAAGGTCGAGACCGACCTCCTTGGGCTCGATACCGAGTTCGTTGAGGACGTTCGCCAGATCCACGGAGACTTCTTCGCCGGCCTCGAGGACCGTCGAGTCTTCCATGACCTGGATCGACCCTTCTTCGATGCGCGCGTTCGCACCGATTCCCTGGAGTTCACCGACGAACGGCCCCGGGTCGACACCGGTGTCCCCTTCGGGGATGACGATGTCGTTCGGGGCGACCTCGCCCTCGTTGATCGGGGCGGGGGTCTTCGATGCCTCGAGTTCCTTGTAGAGCGAGAACGGGTTCTCGTTGGTCGCGATGATCCCGACCTGTCCCCCGATGTGCTCGACGAGGTCGTCGAGTCCGGCTTCCTCGAGTGCGTGCGTCTGCAGGGTGTTGCGGCTGACGCGCAACACGGCGGTCCCGTACAGGTCGCGGCGCATGTCCTGGAGCTGTTTCGAGGGGATGCCGGCGATGCCGACGATGCCGACGCTCTCGTAGTCGTCGATGATCTGTGCGAGTTCGTCGACTTCCTCTCGCTTCCACTGGGGAAGGTTCTCGGTTTTGCGTTCAGCCTGTGCGCTCATATTAGGCTACCTCCACGGACGGGCCCATCGTCGTCT from Natrinema versiforme includes these protein-coding regions:
- the rpl12p gene encoding 50S ribosomal protein P1, with protein sequence MEYVYAALILNESGEEINEDNLTNVLDAAGVDVEESRVKALVAALEDVDIDEAVSEAAAVPAGGAAAGGAAGGEAAADEGGDEADEEAEETSDVPDTTDDDDEDDEADGEGLGELFG
- a CDS encoding 50S ribosomal protein L10, with the translated sequence MSAQAERKTENLPQWKREEVDELAQIIDDYESVGIVGIAGIPSKQLQDMRRDLYGTAVLRVSRNTLQTHALEEAGLDDLVEHIGGQVGIIATNENPFSLYKELEASKTPAPINEGEVAPNDIVIPEGDTGVDPGPFVGELQGIGANARIEEGSIQVMEDSTVLEAGEEVSVDLANVLNELGIEPKEVGLDLRAVIADGVLFDPEDLDIDIEAYRSDVATAAARGRNLSVNASYPTESTAPTLVAKATGEAKSLGLQAAIEDEALMPDLVSKADAQLRAIAAQIDDEEALPDELQDVAAAAEPAAADDEDESADDQTEDDVETEDADADADDDDDDEDDGDGAAGLGEMFG